A region of Natribaculum luteum DNA encodes the following proteins:
- a CDS encoding hemolysin family protein produces MVDVALSITRVLVALFLVFLNGFFVASEFAFVRIRSTSVETLVDEGKAGADTLAEAVENLDDYLAVTQLGITIASLGLGWIGEPAVAALLTPVLAPVLPEGVIHLVSFAVGFSVITFLHVVFGELAPKTIAIQEAERIALLVAPPMKLFYYLFVPGIIVFNGTANFFTRLVGVSPASETEETLTEEEILMVLTRSGRKGQIDMEEVEIIERVFELDDTTVRDVMIPRPDVVSVPSDLPLSELRALVVEAGHTRYPVLDAENDDQIVGFVDVKDVLRVSEVGGDADSVVAGDVAREVAIVPETGRLDELLREFQDEECQLAAVIDEWGSFEGIATIEDVVEVLVGDIRDVFDVDEGEPSIDRLEDGTYAIDGAVSLSDVNDALDADIESDEVRTIGGLVLDRLGRAPEAGDQVDVDGYVVVVKDVEGTRIQSVVVSENATERQPEEPAE; encoded by the coding sequence ATGGTAGACGTCGCGCTCTCGATCACTCGAGTGCTCGTCGCGCTCTTTCTCGTCTTCCTGAACGGCTTTTTCGTCGCCTCCGAGTTCGCGTTCGTCCGGATCCGTTCGACGTCGGTCGAGACGCTCGTCGACGAGGGGAAGGCGGGTGCGGACACGCTCGCGGAAGCCGTCGAGAATCTAGACGACTACCTCGCGGTCACGCAACTCGGCATCACGATCGCCTCGCTGGGTCTCGGGTGGATCGGCGAACCGGCCGTGGCGGCGCTTCTCACGCCGGTGCTCGCGCCGGTACTCCCCGAGGGCGTCATCCACCTCGTGTCCTTCGCGGTCGGCTTCAGCGTCATCACGTTCCTGCACGTCGTGTTCGGGGAACTCGCGCCGAAGACGATCGCCATCCAGGAAGCCGAACGGATCGCGCTCCTCGTCGCGCCACCGATGAAGCTCTTTTATTACCTGTTCGTTCCCGGTATCATCGTCTTCAACGGCACTGCCAACTTCTTTACGCGACTCGTCGGCGTCTCCCCCGCTTCCGAGACCGAAGAGACCCTCACCGAAGAGGAGATCCTGATGGTGCTGACGCGGTCGGGGAGAAAAGGGCAGATCGACATGGAGGAAGTCGAGATCATCGAACGGGTCTTCGAACTCGACGACACGACGGTTCGCGACGTCATGATCCCACGTCCGGACGTGGTGAGCGTCCCGTCCGACCTTCCCCTGTCGGAACTCCGTGCGCTCGTCGTCGAGGCGGGTCACACCCGGTATCCCGTCCTGGACGCCGAGAACGACGACCAGATCGTCGGCTTCGTCGACGTCAAGGACGTTCTGCGAGTGAGTGAGGTCGGTGGCGACGCCGATTCTGTGGTTGCCGGTGACGTCGCTCGCGAGGTCGCGATCGTCCCGGAAACTGGCCGCCTCGACGAACTCCTCAGGGAGTTCCAGGACGAGGAGTGCCAGCTCGCGGCGGTGATCGACGAGTGGGGCTCGTTCGAGGGGATCGCGACGATCGAGGACGTCGTCGAGGTGCTCGTCGGCGACATTCGAGACGTGTTCGACGTCGACGAAGGCGAGCCGTCGATCGACAGGCTCGAGGACGGCACCTACGCCATCGACGGGGCCGTCTCCCTCTCGGACGTCAACGACGCCCTGGACGCCGACATAGAGAGCGACGAGGTGAGGACGATCGGCGGGCTGGTGCTGGATCGACTGGGTCGTGCCCCCGAGGCCGGCGACCAGGTCGACGTCGACGGCTACGTCGTCGTCGTCAAGGACGTCGAGGGTACCCGGATCCAGTCGGTCGTCGTCAGCGAGAATGCGACGGAACGACAGCCCGAAGAGCCGGCGGAGTAG
- the eif1A gene encoding translation initiation factor eIF-1A, with protein sequence MSEESERKNLRMPSSDELFAVVTEHNGGNHVRVRCEDGKNRMGRIPGRMKYRTWINEDDVVLVEPWDFQDEKATIEWRYTGQDAAQLRREGHID encoded by the coding sequence GTGAGTGAAGAATCCGAGCGGAAGAACCTCCGCATGCCTTCCAGCGACGAACTGTTCGCTGTCGTAACGGAACACAACGGCGGCAACCACGTCCGCGTTCGCTGTGAAGACGGCAAGAACCGCATGGGACGAATCCCCGGTCGAATGAAGTACCGAACGTGGATCAACGAGGACGACGTCGTGCTCGTCGAGCCCTGGGATTTCCAGGACGAGAAAGCCACCATCGAGTGGCGCTACACGGGCCAGGACGCCGCCCAGCTGCGTCGCGAAGGCCACATCGACTGA
- a CDS encoding redox-regulated ATPase YchF — protein MSYRIGLVGKPSVGKSSFFNAATMNDVPEGAYPFTTIDPSVGEAYVRVECAAPEFDEECTPNVGFCDHGMRFVPTKLVDVAGLIPGAHEGNGLGNQFLTDLNETDVLVHVVDFSGKTDLEGEPTEGHDPREDVAFLEEELDQWYLDVLEKGIERYSSGYTTEDDAIEEELAEQMSAFKTNEDEIKLLIRRVDVGFDPEEWDEEDKLELAREIRKATKPMVIAANKMDTPEAQENYEEITSDPDYDHLTIVPCSAHAEKALKSAEKAGVVDYRPGDDDFEITGDVSADQEQGLEQIRDFLAEYGATGVQAALETALFDVLGVTPVFPGGANGLGNERGEVLPDCYLIPPESTAEDFAYSLHSDIGDGFLHAIDCRTNRQLGKDYEVEPRDVIEVVTTN, from the coding sequence ATGAGTTACCGGATCGGACTCGTCGGCAAACCCTCCGTCGGCAAGTCCTCGTTTTTCAACGCGGCGACGATGAACGACGTGCCCGAAGGGGCCTACCCGTTCACGACCATCGACCCGAGCGTGGGCGAGGCGTACGTCCGCGTCGAGTGTGCAGCGCCCGAGTTCGACGAGGAGTGCACTCCGAACGTCGGCTTTTGCGATCACGGGATGCGGTTCGTGCCGACGAAGCTCGTCGACGTGGCGGGGCTGATCCCCGGCGCACACGAGGGGAACGGCCTCGGCAACCAGTTTCTGACCGACTTAAACGAGACAGACGTGCTCGTCCACGTCGTCGACTTCTCCGGGAAGACGGACCTCGAGGGCGAACCCACCGAAGGGCACGACCCCCGGGAGGACGTCGCGTTCCTGGAGGAAGAACTCGACCAGTGGTACCTCGACGTCCTGGAGAAGGGGATCGAACGCTACTCGTCGGGCTACACGACCGAAGACGACGCCATCGAGGAGGAACTCGCCGAGCAGATGAGCGCGTTCAAGACGAACGAAGACGAGATCAAACTTCTCATCCGCCGGGTGGACGTCGGCTTCGACCCCGAGGAGTGGGACGAGGAGGACAAACTCGAGCTCGCCCGCGAGATCCGCAAGGCGACCAAGCCGATGGTGATCGCGGCGAACAAGATGGACACGCCCGAGGCACAGGAAAACTACGAGGAGATCACGTCGGATCCCGACTACGACCACCTGACGATCGTCCCCTGCAGCGCACACGCCGAGAAGGCGCTCAAGTCCGCCGAGAAGGCGGGCGTCGTCGACTACCGTCCCGGCGACGACGACTTCGAGATCACGGGTGACGTCTCCGCCGATCAGGAGCAGGGCCTCGAGCAGATCCGCGACTTCCTCGCCGAGTACGGCGCGACGGGCGTCCAGGCGGCACTCGAGACGGCGCTTTTCGACGTGCTCGGCGTGACGCCGGTGTTTCCCGGCGGCGCAAACGGGCTGGGTAACGAACGTGGCGAGGTGTTGCCCGACTGTTACCTGATCCCGCCGGAATCGACCGCCGAGGACTTCGCCTACAGTCTCCACTCGGACATCGGCGACGGCTTCCTCCACGCGATCGACTGCCGGACGAACCGCCAGCTGGGGAAAGACTACGAGGTCGAGCCGCGAGACGTGATCGAAGTCGTCACAACGAACTAG
- a CDS encoding pyridoxal-phosphate-dependent aminotransferase family protein, which yields MSDDRLRMTPGPTEIPDDVRERMSEPTWNPDVEPEFVEFYRKLTDKLEAIYGGDDVAILGGEGILGLEAAVASLVDEGDRVLCLSNGIYGDGFADFVDLYGGEAETCKSPSTGPLDLEAIEETLADGAFDVATMVHCETPTGTLNDLEPVLDLLAEHDVLSIVDAVSSLGGAPVPTEQIDVCLGASQKCFSAPPGLTVLSVSDRAWERIEETETRSFYADLEPWRTAADEGWFPYTHLTSNLVALDAAIDRLLEEGLEAVFDRHEEAARVCRKRARELGLSLYPESDDLASPTVTALHVEGRAADLQQRVQAEHGIVLSTGLAHLEDDVLRVGHMGHNARVERVERTMDALEAVLE from the coding sequence ATGAGCGACGACCGACTGCGAATGACGCCCGGCCCGACGGAGATCCCCGACGACGTCCGGGAACGGATGAGCGAACCGACCTGGAACCCCGACGTCGAACCCGAGTTCGTCGAGTTCTACCGCAAGTTGACCGACAAACTCGAGGCGATCTACGGGGGCGACGACGTCGCGATCCTCGGTGGCGAGGGCATCCTCGGCCTCGAGGCGGCCGTCGCGTCGCTCGTCGACGAGGGCGACCGCGTGCTCTGTCTCTCGAACGGCATCTACGGCGACGGCTTCGCCGACTTCGTCGACCTGTACGGCGGCGAGGCGGAGACCTGCAAGTCGCCCTCGACGGGGCCGCTCGACCTCGAGGCGATCGAGGAGACGCTCGCAGACGGCGCGTTCGACGTCGCGACGATGGTCCACTGCGAGACGCCCACCGGCACCCTGAACGACCTCGAGCCGGTCCTCGACCTGCTCGCCGAGCACGACGTCCTCAGCATCGTCGACGCCGTCTCCTCGCTCGGGGGCGCGCCGGTGCCGACCGAGCAGATCGACGTCTGTCTCGGAGCCTCCCAGAAGTGTTTCAGTGCGCCGCCGGGACTGACTGTCCTCTCGGTCAGCGACCGCGCCTGGGAGCGCATCGAGGAGACCGAGACGCGCTCGTTCTACGCCGACCTCGAGCCCTGGCGCACTGCCGCCGACGAGGGCTGGTTCCCGTACACGCACCTGACGTCGAACCTGGTCGCGCTCGACGCCGCGATCGACCGCCTGCTCGAGGAGGGACTCGAGGCGGTGTTCGACCGCCACGAGGAAGCCGCGCGGGTGTGCAGAAAACGAGCCCGCGAACTCGGCCTGTCGCTGTACCCCGAGAGCGACGACCTCGCCTCGCCGACGGTGACGGCGCTGCATGTCGAGGGGCGGGCAGCCGACCTCCAACAGCGGGTCCAAGCGGAGCACGGGATCGTCCTCTCGACGGGGCTCGCCCACCTCGAGGACGACGTCCTCCGCGTCGGCCACATGGGACACAACGCGAGGGTGGAGCGCGTCGAGCGGACGATGGACGCGCTCGAGGCGGTCCTCGAGTAG
- a CDS encoding S8 family peptidase, with product MRRRHQTRRRFLSSTAATGLSLVAIGTVTASGQTRYLVTASGADVRSRLEREGFEVTAELADRDVLLVSGPEDAESDLQRIRGVRAAAADVRFEVDLPELRAAPDESTLEEIDDLYDLQWDKQVQDVLEAHEYATGVGTTLAILDTGIYSDHPDLAPNVDEERSRLFKDGQTVTDGEPTDVDGHGTHVSGIAAATPDQGADGYGTGIVGTAPDATLVSARVFWFEEIDGEEVLTTTTADILRAIDYAAEIGADAANMSIGTPPLPPQVNAEGIRVAYERTIQRATSLGTVIVASAGNSDANLQQGGFFTVPNSTAGAMSISATGPNDLRTFYSNYGTNEIDVGAPGGGYETLEKSLADDTAWPYPTNLVLSSVPPELYDMPYDHFAGTSMAAPQVTGLAGLVRERRPSANANQVEQAIKHGAELGTGQSDPDLGAGRINAARTVERL from the coding sequence ATGCGCCGACGACACCAGACGCGACGACGATTCCTGAGCAGCACGGCCGCGACCGGACTCTCTCTGGTCGCGATCGGAACGGTGACTGCGAGCGGGCAGACGCGCTATCTCGTCACTGCGAGCGGAGCAGACGTTCGGAGTCGACTCGAGCGCGAGGGCTTCGAGGTGACCGCCGAACTGGCCGACAGGGACGTACTGCTCGTCTCCGGGCCCGAAGACGCCGAGAGCGACCTCCAGCGGATTCGTGGGGTTCGCGCCGCTGCCGCGGACGTCCGGTTCGAGGTCGACCTGCCGGAACTGCGGGCGGCTCCGGACGAGTCGACACTCGAGGAGATAGACGATCTGTACGACCTCCAGTGGGACAAGCAGGTCCAGGACGTCCTCGAGGCACACGAGTACGCGACGGGTGTGGGAACGACGCTGGCGATTCTCGATACCGGGATCTACTCGGATCACCCCGATCTCGCGCCGAACGTCGACGAAGAGCGGAGTCGACTGTTCAAAGACGGTCAGACGGTCACGGACGGGGAACCGACGGACGTAGACGGCCACGGAACGCACGTCTCGGGGATCGCGGCCGCGACGCCCGATCAGGGTGCCGACGGGTACGGGACGGGCATCGTCGGCACCGCCCCCGACGCGACGCTCGTCTCGGCCCGGGTGTTCTGGTTCGAAGAGATCGACGGCGAGGAGGTGCTCACGACCACGACCGCCGACATCCTGCGGGCGATCGACTACGCCGCCGAAATCGGTGCCGACGCGGCGAACATGAGCATCGGGACGCCGCCGCTCCCGCCGCAGGTCAACGCCGAGGGGATCCGCGTCGCCTACGAGCGGACGATCCAGCGCGCCACGAGTCTGGGCACCGTCATCGTCGCGAGTGCGGGTAACTCCGACGCCAACCTCCAGCAGGGCGGGTTCTTCACCGTTCCCAACAGCACCGCAGGCGCGATGAGCATCAGCGCGACCGGACCGAACGACCTGCGAACGTTCTACTCGAACTACGGCACGAACGAGATCGACGTCGGCGCGCCGGGTGGCGGATACGAGACGCTCGAGAAGTCGCTGGCCGACGACACGGCGTGGCCGTACCCGACGAACCTCGTCCTCTCGAGCGTGCCGCCGGAGCTCTACGACATGCCGTACGACCACTTCGCCGGCACGTCGATGGCCGCCCCGCAGGTGACGGGGCTGGCCGGACTCGTCCGCGAGCGACGGCCGAGTGCGAACGCAAACCAGGTCGAGCAGGCGATCAAACACGGTGCCGAACTCGGGACCGGGCAGAGCGATCCGGATCTCGGGGCGGGTCGAATCAACGCCGCCAGAACCGTCGAACGGCTCTGA
- a CDS encoding class I SAM-dependent methyltransferase, which translates to MASDEISHPLFAALYDRMGAMERLLKPHREYLAADLEGRVLELGAGTGNTFPYVAPPADDFEYHAIEPDPHMRTRAQTQANETGLAVDLRGARAESLPYPDDAFDVVLSGMVFCTVDDPAAATDEVARVLKPGGEFRFLEHVHADGWRATGQAVLNPLWERVAAGCQLDRQTVERFVAHDAFRVDEVERLELGVFPATPFVRGRLYRRRGGGFSRE; encoded by the coding sequence ATGGCGAGCGACGAGATCTCTCACCCGCTTTTCGCGGCGCTGTACGACAGAATGGGGGCGATGGAACGGCTGTTGAAACCACACCGGGAGTACCTCGCCGCTGATCTCGAGGGGCGCGTCCTCGAACTCGGTGCCGGGACGGGCAACACGTTTCCCTACGTCGCGCCCCCGGCGGACGACTTCGAGTACCACGCGATCGAACCCGACCCGCACATGCGAACGCGAGCGCAAACGCAGGCGAACGAGACCGGACTCGCGGTCGACCTCCGCGGGGCGCGGGCGGAGTCGCTACCCTATCCCGACGACGCCTTCGACGTCGTGCTCTCGGGGATGGTCTTCTGTACGGTCGACGACCCCGCCGCCGCCACTGACGAGGTCGCCCGCGTCCTGAAACCCGGTGGCGAGTTTCGCTTCCTCGAGCACGTCCATGCCGACGGCTGGCGAGCGACCGGGCAGGCGGTGCTCAACCCACTGTGGGAACGCGTCGCCGCGGGGTGTCAACTCGACCGCCAGACGGTCGAACGATTTGTGGCCCACGACGCGTTTCGCGTCGACGAGGTCGAACGCCTCGAACTGGGCGTCTTCCCGGCGACGCCGTTCGTTCGCGGTCGACTGTACCGACGGCGAGGCGGCGGCTTCTCGAGGGAGTGA
- a CDS encoding FAD-binding oxidoreductase, protein MAKAGTHAGADAFGELPEAQVRAFRGLFRGEVLTPDDDEYDETRRIWNGMIDRYPAIVARCRGTADVVDAVTFARESDLPVAVRGGGHNVAGSAVCDGGIVVDLTEMNGVRVDPETQTARAAGGATLGDVDRETQLFGLAAPLGVVSETGIAGLTLNGGVGHLRRKYGLACDALESVDVVTADGEVRVASEDRNADLFWAIRGGGGNFGVVTSFEYRLHEVGPEVVALFPWYRGDDAVEVLTRFREWATDASDEATVIAFTAFVPELEEFPESAWGEPAVALLGCHVGDEDDADAEFRPLRELAEPIVDLSGPMTYVDLQQMLDEDYPDGRRYYWKSVYVDDLTDDVVDLVVGHGTKSPSELSTVDLWQLGGAIDDLEPTETAFWHRGRRYMLTFEANWDDPDGDDENVDWVREGISQVRALPAVSGGYGNFPGFNEDPARTVFGDNYDRVVEVKTEYDPTNTFRRNQNVEPRGD, encoded by the coding sequence ATGGCGAAAGCTGGTACTCACGCGGGGGCGGACGCGTTCGGCGAACTGCCGGAAGCACAGGTCAGAGCGTTCAGGGGACTGTTCCGGGGTGAGGTGCTCACGCCCGACGACGACGAGTACGACGAGACGCGACGGATCTGGAACGGGATGATCGACAGGTACCCGGCGATCGTCGCCCGGTGTCGCGGAACCGCCGACGTGGTTGACGCGGTGACGTTCGCCCGGGAGTCCGACCTGCCGGTCGCGGTTCGCGGCGGCGGCCACAACGTCGCGGGCAGCGCGGTGTGCGACGGCGGCATCGTCGTCGACCTCACGGAGATGAACGGCGTGCGCGTCGATCCGGAAACGCAGACGGCTCGAGCGGCGGGCGGCGCGACCCTTGGGGACGTCGACCGCGAGACGCAACTGTTCGGCCTCGCGGCACCGCTCGGCGTCGTCTCGGAGACCGGAATCGCGGGGCTGACGCTCAACGGCGGCGTCGGCCACCTCCGGCGGAAGTACGGTCTCGCCTGCGACGCCCTCGAGTCGGTCGACGTGGTCACCGCCGACGGCGAGGTTCGCGTCGCGAGCGAGGACCGGAACGCGGACCTCTTCTGGGCGATCCGCGGCGGTGGCGGGAACTTCGGCGTCGTCACGTCCTTCGAGTACCGCCTCCACGAGGTCGGCCCCGAGGTGGTCGCGCTCTTTCCGTGGTATCGCGGCGACGACGCAGTCGAGGTGCTGACCCGGTTCCGCGAGTGGGCCACGGACGCGTCCGACGAGGCGACCGTGATCGCGTTCACCGCGTTCGTGCCCGAACTCGAGGAGTTTCCGGAGTCGGCGTGGGGCGAGCCGGCGGTCGCGTTGCTGGGCTGTCACGTCGGCGACGAAGACGACGCCGACGCGGAGTTCCGTCCGCTTCGGGAACTGGCCGAACCCATCGTCGACCTCAGCGGGCCGATGACGTACGTCGACCTCCAGCAGATGCTCGACGAGGACTACCCCGACGGCCGGCGCTACTACTGGAAGTCGGTGTACGTCGACGACCTCACCGATGACGTCGTCGATCTCGTCGTCGGCCACGGGACGAAGAGCCCCTCCGAGCTGTCGACCGTCGACCTCTGGCAACTCGGCGGTGCGATCGACGACCTCGAGCCGACGGAGACGGCGTTCTGGCACCGCGGCAGGCGCTACATGCTCACGTTCGAGGCGAACTGGGACGACCCCGACGGCGACGACGAGAACGTCGACTGGGTCCGCGAGGGCATCAGTCAGGTGCGAGCGTTACCCGCCGTCTCGGGCGGCTACGGTAACTTCCCCGGCTTCAACGAGGACCCGGCGCGCACCGTCTTCGGGGACAACTACGACAGGGTAGTCGAGGTGAAAACCGAGTACGACCCGACGAACACGTTCCGGCGCAATCAGAACGTCGAACCGCGCGGTGACTGA